In Betaproteobacteria bacterium, a single window of DNA contains:
- a CDS encoding 4-deoxy-4-formamido-L-arabinose-phosphoundecaprenol deformylase, with the protein MKLALKVDVDTYRGTREGVPALTDLLRRRRAGATFLFSLGPDHTGRAIKRVFRRGFAAKVKRTSVVSHYGIATLMYGTLLPGPDIGRRCADEMRQTRDAGFEVGVHTWDHIRWQDGVAEADAQWTKQEMERACERFEEIFGEPPRVHGAAGWQMNRHAYRLTQTLGFDYCSDTRGEHPFVPLYEAELIACPQLPTTLPTLDELLGRNGITPDNVVDHLLDLTRVHPAAGHVYTLHAELEGRKLMPVLEALLTGWSAQGYELVSLRDYFDALPSKALPRHNVATGEIEGRSGSLALQGPEFLARYA; encoded by the coding sequence ATGAAACTCGCCCTCAAGGTCGACGTCGACACCTACCGCGGCACCCGGGAAGGCGTGCCGGCCCTCACCGATCTGCTGCGCCGCCGCCGGGCGGGCGCCACGTTCCTGTTCAGCCTCGGTCCGGACCACACGGGACGCGCGATCAAGCGCGTCTTCCGGCGCGGATTCGCCGCCAAGGTCAAGCGCACATCCGTGGTGTCGCACTATGGCATTGCCACCCTCATGTACGGCACGCTCCTGCCGGGGCCGGACATCGGCAGGCGGTGCGCGGACGAAATGCGCCAGACCCGTGACGCCGGCTTCGAGGTGGGGGTCCATACGTGGGACCACATCCGGTGGCAGGACGGCGTGGCCGAGGCCGATGCGCAATGGACGAAGCAGGAGATGGAGCGCGCGTGCGAGCGCTTCGAGGAGATCTTCGGCGAGCCGCCTCGCGTTCATGGGGCCGCGGGCTGGCAGATGAACCGTCACGCCTACCGTCTGACCCAGACTCTGGGGTTCGACTACTGTTCCGACACGCGCGGCGAGCATCCCTTCGTGCCGCTTTACGAGGCCGAACTCATCGCCTGTCCGCAGCTGCCCACGACACTGCCCACCCTCGACGAGTTGTTGGGACGCAACGGCATCACGCCCGACAACGTGGTGGATCACCTGCTCGATCTGACACGGGTCCATCCTGCGGCGGGTCACGTCTACACGCTTCACGCGGAGCTGGAAGGCCGCAAGCTCATGCCGGTCCTCGAGGCGCTCCTGACCGGGTGGTCCGCGCAGGGATACGAGCTCGTGAGCCTGCGGGACTACTTCGATGCCCTGCCCTCCAAGGCCTTGCCGCGCCACAATGTGGCCACGGGCGAGATCGAGGGGCGCAGCGGCAGCCTTGCGCTGCAGGGCCCCGAGTTCCTGGCGCGCTATGCGTGA
- a CDS encoding peroxiredoxin: MLQDLAVPDFSCASTGGSTFQLSALKGRNLVIYFYPKDDTPGCTTEGAAFRDLHAEFDAANCSIFGVSRDSLASHERFKAKMNFPFDLLSDPDESVCGMFGVIKLKNMYGKQVRGIERSTFVIDGSGKMRKEWRGVKVPGHVDEVLAFVKGLG, encoded by the coding sequence ATGCTCCAGGACCTCGCGGTACCCGATTTCAGCTGTGCCTCCACGGGCGGCAGCACCTTCCAGCTGTCGGCCCTGAAAGGCCGCAATCTGGTGATCTACTTCTATCCGAAGGACGACACACCCGGCTGCACGACCGAGGGTGCGGCCTTCCGCGATCTGCATGCCGAATTCGACGCGGCGAACTGCTCCATCTTCGGCGTGTCCCGCGACTCGCTCGCCTCGCACGAGCGGTTCAAGGCCAAGATGAACTTTCCCTTCGATCTGCTATCGGATCCGGACGAGAGCGTGTGCGGCATGTTCGGTGTCATCAAGCTGAAGAACATGTATGGCAAACAGGTGCGGGGCATCGAGCGGAGCACGTTCGTGATCGACGGCTCGGGCAAGATGCGAAAGGAGTGGCGCGGCGTGAAGGTTCCGGGACACGTGGACGAGGTGCTTGCCTTCGTGAAAGGGCTCGGATGA
- a CDS encoding PhoH family protein, which translates to MIQKKASTGVVTRLKQANKLFVLDTNVLMHDPTSLFRFEEHDIFLPMATLEELDNNKKGMSEVARNARQAARFIDEMLGHAPADIAEGIPLSSHGKESTGRIFLQTEAIAADLPAKLAAGKADNQIIGVVKYLQDTHSPRQVILVSKDINMRIKARALGLATEDYFNDKVLEDTDLLYTGMRELPADFWDTHGKEMESWQQGGVTYYRVRGPLCSSLLVNEFVYLEADGPLYAQVRETSGSTAILSTLRDYTHQKNSVWGITARNREQNFALNLLMNPDIDFVSLLGQAGTGKTLLTLAAGLAQTLDEQRYVEIIVTRVTVPVGEDIGFLPGTEEEKMTPWMGALEDNLDVLNHTDEDAGEWGRAATRDLIRSRIKVKSLNFMRGRTFLNKYLIIDEAQNLTPKQMKTLVTRAGPGTKVVCLGNISQIDTPYLTEGSSGMTYVVDRFKGWGHSGHITLQRGERSRLADYAAEAL; encoded by the coding sequence ATGATCCAGAAGAAGGCCTCGACCGGCGTGGTAACGCGTCTCAAGCAAGCCAACAAGCTGTTCGTACTCGACACCAACGTTCTCATGCACGACCCGACGAGTCTGTTCCGCTTCGAGGAGCACGACATCTTCCTGCCCATGGCAACCCTGGAAGAACTGGACAACAACAAGAAGGGCATGTCGGAAGTGGCGCGCAATGCCCGTCAGGCCGCGCGGTTCATCGACGAGATGCTGGGCCACGCGCCCGCGGACATCGCCGAGGGCATTCCGCTCTCGTCCCACGGCAAGGAATCGACGGGCCGGATCTTCCTCCAGACCGAAGCGATCGCGGCGGACCTGCCCGCGAAGCTGGCCGCCGGCAAGGCCGACAACCAGATCATCGGCGTGGTGAAGTACCTGCAGGACACCCACAGCCCGCGCCAGGTGATTCTGGTATCGAAGGACATCAACATGCGCATCAAGGCCCGCGCGCTGGGCCTGGCGACCGAGGACTACTTCAACGACAAGGTCCTCGAGGACACCGACCTGCTGTACACCGGCATGCGCGAACTGCCGGCGGATTTCTGGGACACCCACGGCAAGGAGATGGAGTCGTGGCAGCAAGGCGGCGTCACCTACTACCGGGTGCGCGGGCCGCTGTGCAGCAGCCTGCTGGTGAACGAGTTCGTCTACCTCGAAGCCGACGGCCCCCTCTATGCCCAGGTGCGCGAGACGAGCGGCAGCACCGCCATCCTGTCGACACTGCGCGACTACACCCATCAGAAGAACAGCGTCTGGGGCATCACGGCGCGCAACCGCGAACAGAACTTCGCCCTGAACCTGCTCATGAACCCGGACATCGATTTCGTCTCGCTGCTGGGGCAGGCCGGCACGGGCAAGACGCTGCTGACGCTGGCCGCGGGACTCGCCCAGACTCTGGACGAACAACGCTATGTGGAAATCATCGTCACGCGCGTCACCGTTCCGGTCGGCGAGGACATCGGCTTCCTGCCCGGGACGGAGGAGGAGAAGATGACCCCGTGGATGGGGGCGCTGGAAGACAACCTCGACGTCCTCAACCACACGGACGAAGACGCCGGCGAGTGGGGCCGCGCCGCGACGCGCGATCTCATCAGGTCGCGCATCAAGGTGAAGTCGCTCAACTTCATGCGCGGCCGCACGTTCCTCAACAAGTATCTGATCATCGACGAGGCGCAGAACCTCACGCCCAAGCAGATGAAGACGCTCGTGACCCGGGCGGGCCCCGGCACCAAGGTGGTGTGCCTGGGCAACATCTCGCAGATCGACACGCCCTATCTCACCGAAGGCAGTTCCGGCATGACGTACGTGGTGGACCGCTTCAAGGGCTGGGGCCACAGCGGACACATCACGCTGCAGCGGGGCGAGCGGTCCCGGCTGGCGGACTACGCGGCGGAAGCGCTCTGA